One Equus caballus isolate H_3958 breed thoroughbred chromosome 14, TB-T2T, whole genome shotgun sequence DNA segment encodes these proteins:
- the RNF187 gene encoding E3 ubiquitin-protein ligase RNF187, translated as MGERPVPDLGWGTPLPGPCVVERAAARTLRGAPTSLSPSLFRARSRAHSPSRCPRPRPRRSAAPRPAPARALPEGPAAAALALPAGPAEAACALCQRAPREPVRADCGHRFCRACVVRFWAEEDGPFPCPECADDCWQRAVEPGRPPLSRRLLALEEAAAAPARDGPASEAALQLLCRADGGPLCAACRMAAGPEPPEWEPRWRKALRGKENKGSVEIMRKDLNDARDLHGQAESAAAVWKGHVMDRRKKALTDYRKLRAFFAEEEERFLQEAEKEEGSLEDEDADPAERFRSLLQAVSELERRHRNLGLSMLLQ; from the exons ATGGGGGAAAGGCCAGTCCCT GACCTTGGCTGGGGTACACCGCTGCCAGGACCCTGCGTGGTGGAGCGCGCTGCTGCCAGGACCCTGCGTGGGGCCCCAACGTCCCTGTCGCCATCCTTGTTCCGTGCCCGCTCCCGTGCGCACTCTCCGTCCCGGTGCCCGCGGCCCCGTCCCCGGCGCTccgccgccccgcgcccggcCCCCGCCCGCGCCCTCCCCGagggccccgccgccgccgccctggCGCTCCCCGCGGGCCCCGCCGAGGCCGCCTGCGCCCTGTGCCAGCGCGCGCCCCGAGAGCCGGTGCGCGCCGACTGCGGCCACCGCTTCTGCCGGGCGTGCGTGGTGCGCTTCTGGGCCGAGGAGGACGGGCCCTTCCCGTGCCCTGAGTGCGCCGACGACTGCTGGCAGCGCGCCGTGGAGCCCGGCCGCCCGCCGCTCAGCCGCCGCCTGCTGGCGCTCGAGGAGGCGGCCGCGGCGCCCGCGCGCGACGGCCCGGCCTCCGAGGCGGCGCTGCAGCTCCTGTGCCGCGCCGACGGGGGCCCGCTTTGCGCCGCCTGCCGCATGGCCGCGGGGCCCGAGCCGCCCGAATGGGAGCCGCGCTGGAGGAAGGCGCTGCGCGGCAAG GAGAACAAGGGGTCTGTGGAGATCATGAGGAAGGATCTGAATGATGCACGGGACCTGCACGGCCAGGCTGAGTCTGCTGCCGCCGTGTGGAAG GGACATGTGATGGACCGCAGGAAGAAGGCTCTGACGGACTACAGGAAGCTTCGGGCCTTCTTTGCTGAGGAGGAAGAGCGCTTCctccaggaggcagagaaagaggaggggtCCCTGGAGGATGAGGACGCCGACCCGGCGGAGAGGTTCAGGTCCCTGCTGCAGGCCGTGTCGGAGCTGGAGAGGAGGCACCGCAACCTGGGCCTCAGCATGCTGCTCCAG TGA
- the H2BC27 gene encoding H2B.U histone 2 — MPELSRSAPAPKKGSKKAISKAQKKDGKKRKRGRKESYSIYVYKVLKQVHPDTGISSKAMGIMNSFVNDIFERIASEASRLAHYNKRSTITSREVQTAVRLLLPGELAKHAVSEGTKAVTKYTSSK, encoded by the coding sequence ATGCCAGAGCTCTCCCGTTCGGCGCCGGCGCCCAAAAAGGGCTCCAAAAAGGCTATTAGCAAGGCGCAGAAGAAGGACGGCAAAAAGCGTAAGCGCGGCCGCAAGGAGAGCTACTCCATCTACGTGTACAAGGTGCTGAAGCAGGTCCACCCCGACACCGGCATCTCGTCCAAGGCCATGGGCATCATGAACTCGTTCGTCAACGACATCTTCGAGCGCATCGCCAGCGAGGCCTCCCGCCTGGCGCACTACAACAAGCGCTCGACCATCACGTCCCGCGAGGTGCAGACGGCCGTGCGCCTGCTGCTGCCCGGCGAGCTGGCCAAGCACGCCGTGTCCGAGGGCACCAAGGCCGTCACCAAGTACACCAGCTCCAAGTGA
- the H2BC26 gene encoding histone H2B type 3-B: MPDPSKAAPAPKKGSKKAVTKAQKKDGKKRKRSRKESYSIYVYKVLKQVHPDTGISSKAMGIMNSFVNDIFERIASEASRLAHYNKRSTITSREVQTAVRLLLPGELAKHAVSEGTKAVTKYTSSK, translated from the coding sequence ATGCCTGACCCGTCCAAAGCGGCTCCCGCGCCGAAGAAGGGCTCTAAAAAGGCCGTCACCAAAGCGCAGAAGAAGGACGGCAAGAAGCGCAAGCGCAGCCGCAAGGAGAGCTACTCCATCTACGTGTACAAGGTGCTGAAGCAGGTCCACCCCGACACCGGCATCTCGTCCAAGGCCATGGGCATCATGAACTCGTTCGTCAACGACATCTTCGAGCGCATCGCCAGCGAGGCCTCCCGCCTGGCGCACTACAACAAGCGCTCGACCATCACGTCCCGCGAGGTGCAGACGGCCGTGCGCCTGCTGCTGCCCGGCGAGCTGGCCAAGCACGCCGTGTCCGAGGGCACCAAGGCCGTCACCAAGTACACCAGCTCCAAGTGA
- the H2AC25 gene encoding histone H2A type 3 has protein sequence MSGRGKQGGKARAKAKSRSSRAGLQFPVGRVHRLLRKGNYSERVGAGAPVYLAAVLEYLTAEILELAGNAARDNKKTRIIPRHLQLAIRNDEELNKLLGRVTIAQGGVLPNIQAVLLPKKTESHHKAKGK, from the coding sequence ATGTCGGGCCGTGGTAAGCAGGGCGGCAAAGCGCGCGCGAAAGCCAAGTCGCGGTCTTCGCGCGCGGGCTTGCAGTTCCCCGTGGGGCGCGTGCACCGGTTGCTCCGTAAAGGCAACTATTCGGAGCGCGTGGGCGCCGGCGCGCCGGTCTACCTGGCGGCGGTGCTCGAGTACCTGACAGCCGAGATCCTGGAGCTGGCGGGCAACGCGGCGCGCGACAACAAGAAGACGCGCATCATCCCGCGCCACCTGCAGCTGGCCATCCGCAACGACGAGGAGCTCAACAAGCTGTTGGGCCGCGTGACCATCGCGCAGGGCGGCGTCCTGCCTAACATCCAGGCCGTGCTGCTGCCCAAGAAGACGGAGAGCCACCACAAGGCGAAGGGCAAGTGA